The segment ACGTAGCGCTCGGCGTCGAAGTCCTTCACATAGCCATAGGCGCCCAGGATCGTCTGGCATTCGAGCGCCGCCGCCTTGGCGACCTCGGTCGCGAACAGCTTGGCCATCGACGTCTCGACGCTGCACGGCCGCCGCTCGTTCGCCAGCCAGGCGGCGTGGTAGAGGGTCAGCCGCGCGGCGTGGATCTGCGTCTTCATATCGGCCAGCTTGTGCTGGATCGACTGGAAATCGGCGATGTGCTTGCCGAACTGCCGCCGTTCGAGCGCATAGGCCCAGGCATCGTCGAGCGCGGCGCGGGCGATGCCGATGCCGATCGCCGCGACCTCCAGCTTCTCGACGTCGAGGCCGGGGCCGACCAGCATCGGCCAGCCCTTGTTCCACGCCGCCTCGCCGCCGACCAGATTGGCGATCGGCACCTCGACATTGTCGAAGCTCGTGTCGGTGGTCGGCGCGCCCTTCATCCCCATCGACTCGATCTTGGTGATGGTGACGCCGGGCGCGTCGGGCGGGATCAGCACGAAGGACAGGTTGCGATGACGGTCCTCGGCCGGGCCGGTGCGCACCAATGTATAGACATAATCGGCAATCCCCGCGCCCGAGCAGAAGCGCTTGGCGCCGTTGATGCGCAATATGTCGCCGTCGCGCTCGGCCCGCGTCTTGATGCTGGCCAGGTCGGCGCCGGCGTCGGGCTCGGTCAGGCCATAGGCGAACAGAAGGTCGCCCGCGACGATCCTGGGCAGCAGCTCGCGCTTCTGCGCCTCGGTGCCGCATTCCTCGATGTTCATGCCGGCATAGCAGGCCGCCATGATATAGGGCACCGACACGGCGAGGCTGCGGCGCGACAGCTCCTCGATCACCACCATCGTCGCGACGATGTCGCGGCCGAAGCCGCCATAAGCCTCCGGGATGGTCAGCCCCAGCACGCCGATGTCGGCGAGCTTGCGGTGGACGTCGCGCGGGAAATGGTTGCGCGCGTCCCAGTCCTGGGCGGCGCTGCGCGGCATCTCCTTCTCGACGAAGCGTTCGAGCGTCTCGCGCAGCGACGCGATGACCTCGCCCTCGTCGAAGTTCATGCGCCGCCCCGCGCGCGGCCGAACAGCGGGGGCCGCTTCTCGGAGAAGGCCTTGACCGCCTCGGCATGGTCGGCGGTGACGTTCGACAGCGCCTCATAGGCGAGCGAGGCGTCCATGATCGAGGTGGCGAGGTCGCGCAGGCCGATATTGACCGACATCTTGGTCCAGCGGATCGCCTTGGTCGCGCCGTTGGCCAGCCGGTCGGCGAAGGCGTCGACCCGCTCGTCGAGCTCGGCGGCGGGCACGGCATGGTTGATCAGCCCCATCCGCGCGGCCTCGGTCGCGGTCATCAGGTCGCCGGTCAGCAGATATTCCTTGGCGCGCGCATAGCCGATCAACTGCGGCCAGATCACCGCGCCGCCGTCGCCCGCGACGAAGCCGATGCTGACGTGCGGATCGCCGATCTTGGCATGGTCGGCGGCGAAGATGACGTCGCAGAACAGGGCGATGGTGGCGCCCAGCCCGGTGGCATGGCCGTTGAGCTTGGCGATCACCGGCTTCTCGCAGTCGATCAGGCCGAACACGATCTGCTTGGCCTCGCGCACCGTCTGCTCGAAACGCTCGGGCTCGTCGATCGCCTCCTGCATCCAGGCGACGTCGCCGCCGGCCGAGAAGGCCCGGCCCGCGCCGGTCAGCACGACGATGTCGCTGTCGGGATCGTTCGAGATGTCGACGAACAGGCGGGCCAGCTCGCTATGCAGCACCGCGTCGGTGGCGTTGAGCTTGTCGGGCCGGTTGAGCGTGACTTCGAGCACCCGGCCGCGGCGGTTGAAGAGGATCGTCTGGTAATCGTCGAACAGGGACATGGTCACTCCTCTCAGGCGTCGGCGCCGATGCCGGCGAGCACGGCGTCGTTGGCGAAGCCGCGGTCGGCCAGCCAGCGGGAGATGATCCCCACCGCCTCCGACAGATGCGACTTGCCGTCCTCGCCGCTGAAATAATGGTTGGCATGGTCGATGGTGATCTTGACCTTGTCCTGCGATCCCATCGCATCGAACATCTTGTCGGTATGCTCGGGCGGGCAGGCATCGTCGGCGCCGGCCGTCATCACCATGCCCGGCACGCTGATGCGCGGGCCGGAGACGACCGAGTCGAACTGGGCATGGTCGTAGCTCCACTGCGACAGCCAGCCGCGCAGCGAGTTGAACCGGGCGAGCGCCGAGGCGCTGTCGTTCACCACGCGCGGATCGCCCAGATAGGTCCAGTTGGGCTTGCGCTGGTTGGGGTCGACGGTCGGGTCGATCCAGCGCGGGTCGGCCATGGTGCGGTGGACGACGAAGCAATATTCGTCATGCTCGCGCCCCCTGGCCTTGAGGGCGGCCAGCCTGTCGCGCGCCCATTCGCTGATCTTGCGGTTGCGGGCGATCTGCGCCGCGCGATAGCGGGCGAGATAGTCGGCCGAGAAAGGCGGCTGCGCCGGATTGGCCGGATCGTAGATGTCGAGCGCGGGGTCGCGCTTCTCGGGGTCGATCTCGTCGAGCACCGAGGGATCGAGCTGTCCGGTCAGCAGCTGGTGGCGGCTGCGGTGCGAGGCGACCAGCATGATCGCGTCGCCGGGGATCAGCTTCGCCCCCGCCAGCGGCGTCTCCTCGCCCGAGGCGCTGAGCTGGATCACCGGCTTCTCGGCCTCGGCCTGGTAGCCGGCCATCAGCGATCCGCCGCCGCTCCAGCCGAGCAGCACGACATTCTTGTAGCCGAGCCGTTCCTTGGCGTCGCGGACGCAGGCGCCAAGGTCGAGGACGGCGTTCTCCATCTCCAGCGGCGCGTCGCCCGACCAGTAACGGGTCCCGCAGGCGACAATGTGGTGGCCGGCGCGGGCGAGCTGGGCGAACACCGGGAGCCAGGCGGGCGCGCCGACCGGGTGCATCACGATCAGCGCGGTGTCGGATGGATTCTCGCCCCGGATATGCTGGCCCTGCAGCACGATCGCATCGTCGATCGCGCCATAGACGTCCTTGCGCACCTGCTTCTCGCGGTGGACGATCAGGAAGGGCGTGCGGCTGTAACGAACGGGTTCTGCCATGATGGGTCCTCGTGCTGGCGTCAGACGCTGCGGCTGCCGCCGAACTCGGCGCGGAGCGCCGGCTTGGCGATCTTGCCGGTGACGTTGCGGGGAAAGGATTCGACGATCCGGAGATGCTTGGGATGCTTGTAGCGGGCGAGCCTGCCCTCGCAGGTCGCCTGGAGCGCCTCGAGCGTGACCCGATGGCCGTTGCTGGCGACGACGATGGCGAGGCCGACCTCGCCCCAGCGGTCGTCGGGCACCCCGATCACCGCGCATTCGGCGACGGCGGGGTTGGTCATCAGCACGCCCTCGACCTCGGCCGAGAAGACGTTCTCGCCGCCGGACTTGTACATGTCCTTCACCCGGTCGACGACGAAGCAGAAGCCGTCCTCGTCCTGCCACAGGACGTCGCCGGTGCGGTGCCAGCCGTCGTTGCGGACGATCGCGGCATTGGCGTCGAGATAGCCGATGGTGACGCCGGGGCCGCGCACCCAGACCTCGCCGGGCTGCCCGCGCGGCACGTCCTCGCCCCGCTCGTCGACGATGCGCATGTCGATGTGCAGCGACTTCTGCCCGCAGGACCCGGCCATGATCTTGTCGAGCCGGCCGGGATTCATCGAGGTGACGGGCCCCATCTCGGTCCCGCCATATTGCGGCACGAAGCGCGCGCCCTTCGGCTCATAGGCGGCGCGCAGCCGTTCCGACACCCGGCCGCCGCCGCAGATGAAGCGGCGCAGGGTCGAGAAGTCGGCCTGCGCGAAGGGCTCGCTGTCGGCCATCATCTGGTACATCACCGGCGGCAGGCAGAGATGCGTCACCGCATTGGCCGGATCGCCGCAATAGGCGGTGGTCGCGGCGGCGTCGAAGCGGCGGGTGATCGTCACCCGGCCGCCGAAGAACAGGATCGGGTTGCTGGCGGTGTTGAGCCCGCCGAAATGGAACAGCGGCATCGGCTGGAACAGATGCCCGCCCGGCTCGGCCGTCGCGCAGAACTCGACCTGCTGGAGCGCGTGGATCACCATCCCGCCCAGCGTGACGATCGCCGCCTTGGGAGTGCCGGTGGTACCCGAGGTGTAGAGGATCTGGAGCGGCGCGTCGGGGTCGATCTCGCTCTCCCCCATCGCCCGCGACGGATCGAGCAGCGCATCGAAATCGCCGCCGGCATCCCAGTCATGGACATGCGCGACGCCGGTCTCGCGCGCGACCTGCCGGGCGGTCTCGCCCCAGGTCGCGTCGGTCAGCATCAGCTTCGGCGCCATCTCGCGACAGGCGCGGGCGAGCTCGACCGCGGTGTGGCGGAAGTTGAGCGGGACCCAGACCAGCCCGGCGCGCGCGCAGGCGAATTGCAGCTCGAAATGGCGCAGGTCGCCGTCCGAGATGTTAACGATGCGATCGCCGGGAACGAGCCCCAGCCGCTCGCGCAGCGCATGCGCGATCTGGCCGACCCGGCTTTCGAGCTCGGCCCAGCTCCGCGTCTCGCCGGTGTCGAGATTGTGCAAGGCAACCGCATCGGGCTGCGTGCGGGCGTAGTTGGCCACCCAATCCGCAGCGGCATATCTCATCCCATACCCCTCCAGGCTCGATCGGCGGACCCGGTTCGATCCGCCCGTTCAGGAGTTTTGCCTAACACTGGTAGATTATGAACGCAATCGCTCATCCCGCGCGGTTGCAGAAAATGATCGATAGAGGCCGCCAGGATCGCTACAGAGGCTTGAGAACGGGTATAGTCAGTGGGGAAGCATAGCCGATGGGTCGGCCCAAACAGGCTCTCATTTCGCGTCGCAGGACGCTCGAAGTCGCGTTGCGGATCATCGACGAGGAAGGCCTGGACGCGCTCAGCATCCGTCGTCTGGGCGACGAGCTGAACGTCCGCGGAATCTCGCTCTATCACCATTTCCGCAGCAAGGAGCACATCCTGGCCGGCGCCTGCGAGCTGGCGCTGGCGGACGTGCGGACGCCGCATACGTCGAACACCGATTGGCGCGAATGGCTGGTCGACAATGCCCGCAAATATTATCTGGCGTTGCGCGCCCACCCGAACCTGATCCCGATCCTGATGCGCCGCCATCCGCTGCGCATCGGCCTGGCCGAGCATAATTCGACGGCGGGGCTGCTCGCGGTGCAGAACGTGCCGATCGGCGCGATCATGCCGTTGATGGACGGGCTGGAATCGGTCGCGCTCGGCTGCGCCGCCTACCAGTCGGCGGTCGAGGCCGACACCGGCACCGACAACTGGCAGGAGGCCAACCCCTTCCTGTTCCACGTCAGCCGCAGCGCCGAGGTGTCGAAGCTCGGCGCGTTCGAGGCGATGGCCAAGGCGGCGGTCGGCGCGATCCTGGAGACCTACAAGGCCGAGAACGGCAAGGCCGAGGACCGCAAGGAAGCCGGCTCGGCCTGAATCCTCCCTACGTCATGCCGGCGGAGGCCGGCATCTCGGGAGAGAGGAGAAGAGGGTGAGGCAGGAGCCGCCTGAGATGCCGGCCTCCGCCGGCATGACGACAGAGAAGGCCGTCATTCCAGCGAAAGCTGGAATCTCTCTGCCCTTGCCAGGGACGAACCTCGAAGAAAGAAGGGAGATTCCAGCTTTCGCTGGAATGACGGGCTACGGGATTCCCTACCGGTTGTAGCTTTCCCGTCGCCCCTCGATGAAGGCGGTGCGGCCCGCGCTCGCCTCGCCCATGATGTTGAGCTCATAGGTGTAGCTCATCTCGGCGCGATAGGCGGCCATCAGCTCGTGCGCCTTGGTGCTGTTGTTGAGCGACAGCTTCAGCCGCCGCATCGCCTCCGGGCTCTTGGCGGCGATCTTCGCGGCGATGGCGCGCGCGGCCGCGGCGACCTCGTCATGCGTGTCGACCAGCGTGTAGATCGAGCCCAGCTCGTGCAGTTCCTGCGCCAGCACCGGATCGGCGGTCATCATCGCCGCGCGCACCCGCTTCTCGGGCATCAGCCGCAGCGCCTGGACCGCGCCGGCGGTCGCGCCATTGTCGATCTCCGCCAGCACGAAACGGGTGTCGCGCGACGCGACCAGCACGTCCGCCGACCCGGCGATCAGCACCCCCGCGCCGACGCAATAGGCATGGACGCCGCACACCACCGGCACCGCGCAGTGCAGCACCGCGAGACTGAGCCGCATCGATCCCGACGACTGGCCGAGAATGCCCTCGAACCCCGGCAGCGCCTCGACCTCCTTGACGTCGCCGCCGCCGCAGAAGCCGCGCCCGTCGGCGCGCAGCACCACGGCCCGCACCTCGGGCCGGTCCTTCACCCCTTCGATTCGGGCGGCGAGATCGTGCAGCAGGCCGATGCTGAAGGCGTTGACCGGCGGCTTGTCGACGACCAGCTCCAGGGTGCCGTCGTCGTGGAAATGCTCGTTGAACACCGTCTTCCCCTCGGCTTGGACAGAATGATTATCTAACATCGTTCAGTTTCATATCAGGCGATCGCGCGGATCGGCCGCGCCGCGACCGCGCCGCTCGGCAACGACCGCGCGGCAAGATGCCCCTCGCGGATCGCGCATTGCAAATTCCGCGCGGCGAGCATGTCGCCGACGCAGACCGGCTCGATGCCCCGCGCCTCCAGTTCCGCGGCCAGTTTGGTCTGGCCGGGGCGGATGCCGACCCAGACGATGCTGTCGGCGGCGAACGTCTCGACCTTCGTCCCGAAATTGGGGGCGATGTCGGCCTCGCCCGGCCGCGCGGCGACCAGCCGGCTGCCGACGCGCAGGGTGAAGTCGCCCTTGGCGTGGAGCCGTTCGAGCGCCGATTGGGTGCGCAAGGTGATGTCGATCTGCGGCGCGAACATCTTGTGCCGGGTGACGAAGGTGACGGTGAGGCCGCGCTCCAGCAGTTCCTCGGCGCAGGCGATCGCCTCATAATGACCGACATCGTCGAGGATCAGCGCGCTCTGCCCGCGATCGGCGCGGCGGTCCTCGAACAGCTCGACCGATCCGATCACCCGGGCGCCGGGCGCGACCGCGATCTTCTCGGCCGGGAACTGGATCTGGCGGAACGGCGCCTCGAACGCCGCGCCGACCGCGAGGATGACGCTGTCGGCGCCTTCCGCCGCGATGTCGTCGGCGCTCATATAGGTCGACAGCCGCACGTCGACGCCGAGGCGATAGACCTCCTCCTCCAGCCAGCCGGCGATATCGGCGATCGTGCCCATGCGCGGCGCGGTGCGGTAGAGGTTGGTCAACCCGCCGAGCGACGGCATCGCCTCGGCCAGCGTCACCCGGTGTCCGGCGAGCGCGGCGATGCGCGCCGCCTCCATGCCCCCCGGTCCGCCGCCGACGATCAGCACGCGCAGCGGGCTCGCCGCCGGGCGGATCAGC is part of the Rhizorhabdus wittichii RW1 genome and harbors:
- a CDS encoding AMP-dependent synthetase and ligase (PFAM: AMP-dependent synthetase and ligase) — translated: MRYAAADWVANYARTQPDAVALHNLDTGETRSWAELESRVGQIAHALRERLGLVPGDRIVNISDGDLRHFELQFACARAGLVWVPLNFRHTAVELARACREMAPKLMLTDATWGETARQVARETGVAHVHDWDAGGDFDALLDPSRAMGESEIDPDAPLQILYTSGTTGTPKAAIVTLGGMVIHALQQVEFCATAEPGGHLFQPMPLFHFGGLNTASNPILFFGGRVTITRRFDAAATTAYCGDPANAVTHLCLPPVMYQMMADSEPFAQADFSTLRRFICGGGRVSERLRAAYEPKGARFVPQYGGTEMGPVTSMNPGRLDKIMAGSCGQKSLHIDMRIVDERGEDVPRGQPGEVWVRGPGVTIGYLDANAAIVRNDGWHRTGDVLWQDEDGFCFVVDRVKDMYKSGGENVFSAEVEGVLMTNPAVAECAVIGVPDDRWGEVGLAIVVASNGHRVTLEALQATCEGRLARYKHPKHLRIVESFPRNVTGKIAKPALRAEFGGSRSV
- a CDS encoding acyl-CoA dehydrogenase domain protein (PFAM: acyl-CoA dehydrogenase domain protein; Acyl-CoA dehydrogenase, type 2, C-terminal domain), which encodes MNFDEGEVIASLRETLERFVEKEMPRSAAQDWDARNHFPRDVHRKLADIGVLGLTIPEAYGGFGRDIVATMVVIEELSRRSLAVSVPYIMAACYAGMNIEECGTEAQKRELLPRIVAGDLLFAYGLTEPDAGADLASIKTRAERDGDILRINGAKRFCSGAGIADYVYTLVRTGPAEDRHRNLSFVLIPPDAPGVTITKIESMGMKGAPTTDTSFDNVEVPIANLVGGEAAWNKGWPMLVGPGLDVEKLEVAAIGIGIARAALDDAWAYALERRQFGKHIADFQSIQHKLADMKTQIHAARLTLYHAAWLANERRPCSVETSMAKLFATEVAKAAALECQTILGAYGYVKDFDAERYVRDALLMPIIGGSSAVQRNNIFKLANARR
- a CDS encoding transcriptional regulator, TetR family (PFAM: regulatory protein, TetR), translating into MGRPKQALISRRRTLEVALRIIDEEGLDALSIRRLGDELNVRGISLYHHFRSKEHILAGACELALADVRTPHTSNTDWREWLVDNARKYYLALRAHPNLIPILMRRHPLRIGLAEHNSTAGLLAVQNVPIGAIMPLMDGLESVALGCAAYQSAVEADTGTDNWQEANPFLFHVSRSAEVSKLGAFEAMAKAAVGAILETYKAENGKAEDRKEAGSA
- a CDS encoding Enoyl-CoA hydratase/isomerase (PFAM: Enoyl-CoA hydratase/isomerase), with protein sequence MLDNHSVQAEGKTVFNEHFHDDGTLELVVDKPPVNAFSIGLLHDLAARIEGVKDRPEVRAVVLRADGRGFCGGGDVKEVEALPGFEGILGQSSGSMRLSLAVLHCAVPVVCGVHAYCVGAGVLIAGSADVLVASRDTRFVLAEIDNGATAGAVQALRLMPEKRVRAAMMTADPVLAQELHELGSIYTLVDTHDEVAAAARAIAAKIAAKSPEAMRRLKLSLNNSTKAHELMAAYRAEMSYTYELNIMGEASAGRTAFIEGRRESYNR
- a CDS encoding Enoyl-CoA hydratase/isomerase (PFAM: Enoyl-CoA hydratase/isomerase) encodes the protein MSLFDDYQTILFNRRGRVLEVTLNRPDKLNATDAVLHSELARLFVDISNDPDSDIVVLTGAGRAFSAGGDVAWMQEAIDEPERFEQTVREAKQIVFGLIDCEKPVIAKLNGHATGLGATIALFCDVIFAADHAKIGDPHVSIGFVAGDGGAVIWPQLIGYARAKEYLLTGDLMTATEAARMGLINHAVPAAELDERVDAFADRLANGATKAIRWTKMSVNIGLRDLATSIMDASLAYEALSNVTADHAEAVKAFSEKRPPLFGRARGGA